GGTCCGCGTTCCGGCCGGTAGCATGTTCGCAAGAGGAGGATGGGGTGGACCGGTCGTCGCGTTTCTATTCATGTTGACTTACGCAAACGACGTGGGTGCCGCCGACGATGGAATTCGGCGCCACAGCGCCGCCGAGGCCGATCTTGCGGATCATCTGACAGAAACGACATCGGTCGACGACTATTTCGGCCAGCTCCACAGGACGTACGTCGCTCTCCCACCCGAAGAACGGAACGAATATGTCTCCAGATTAGCCGCCTTTTTGAACGGGCCGTACGTTGAACCGGTCGTGCGTCTCCACGCCGGACCCATCGGAATCTACAACGGTTCCGTGATCAAATATGTCAGCTGTGAATTCTTGACGGATCGATACGATGAATTAAACGCCAAAGTGTCCCAAGGTTTCTTGGATGGAGATCAAGTGGGTGAACTAGTCGCACTAGAACGTCTCTTGAAGAGGGAAAGCGATCTCCGAAAAACTGAATACACGTTCGAGGCCAACGGGAAACTCTACTACGACGGAAATGCCTGGATGAATTCACCGATTTCGCCAAAGACGGCGCTCCTTCCGGAAGTGGACCTGTCCTGGTGCTCCGATTACTTGGAGGGCGGATATCTCCAAGATGCTCGAAGATTCCCGGCCCGCCCATCGAGTCTACCGTTCGAGACGCGCTAAACCCACGTAGCCGAGAATTCGAGACCCGCTGAATCTAAATTCCAGTTCATCGGAAACACTGCCGGTACGCAGTAGATCGAAAAAGGCCTTTGTGAATATTTTAGGGCGCGTCCCCCGGAACTCTTGAATTCGGAGGCCATATCGCCCGCACAACCGCACGAGTTCGTTCGGCCGAATGAACAGGTGATACAGGTGCAGTCGTTTGGGCGTATTAGCGACTACCCATTCGACTCCTTTGATGACGATCAGCCAACTCATCCAGTTTCGGTTAAAGGCGTGGAAGAAAAAGATCCCTTCCGGACGAAGAATGCGCCGCACCTCGGAAATAATTTTTTCCGGATCCTCCACATGTTCGAGAAAATCCATGGCGCAGACGACATCGAAGCTCTTCGGTCGAAAGGGGAGGTAGTAAGCATCCGCGCATCCGAATTCGACCCGGCGGGTTTTATCATGTTGCCTCGCGACGAGTAGGCTTTCTTTGGAAACATCCACAGCTTTCACGCGGTGGCCGGCTTTGGCCAACGCGTTAGAAACGAATCCGCCACCGCATCCGATATCGAGAACGTCGCACGATTTTTCACCGTACGTTCGGCCGATCTCTTCAAGCACCCAAGGGTTCCGGAGCCGCGTTTCGGCGCGCAGCAGCGCCACGGGGTCGTCCTGTGCTGTGTACCAACGGTCGCCGAGCTGGTTGTAGATCTCCAGGTCTATTTTTTCGGTGTTTGAACCGTGCCGCGCCATATCCAGTTCCAATAAATGGTTTGATAAAGACCGTACATGACAAGAAACCCTAAAAGCCCGCGCAAAAAGAAAGCGTAAAACGGAACGTGGGGAACCCAAGCCGATGGAAGATGCGCTTCTCCCATATGAAGAGCCGGCCAGAGAGCGACCGGAAGGACGAGGACGATCGGGTGAATCAAGAAAAGAAGCGCATGAACCCACTGTTCGCCAGGGGCGCAATGGTCGGAGTGAACGAATTCATCTTTCGTCACGAAAAGGGATGAGACGACCACGCACGCCCCGTATAGGATGAGATTCACTGGGCTCGGTGGAATTCGAAAAAGAAAAACGAAACAGCCGATCACCGTAAGCGTATCGAGCGGATGGCCGATTTTTTCCCAACGCGGCAGGCCGCGCCGGTAATGAAAATAAAACTCATCGACGAACATCAATAGGGCCTGAAAAGCGTACGGAAGGAATACGACCCACCACATGGCTTACCGTTTTTCCAAGAGACACCCTCCAGCCGTCAGCCCCGGGCCGAACGTTACACTCGCGATCAACGATCCCGCCAAGACCGCGGGATCTTCGGCCATCTGCCTCCATATATAAGGAAGCGTGGCGGAGGACATGTTGCCGTAAGAACGAAGGACGGACCGGCTATGGGCGATCTGATCTTCCCTTAGGCGGAGCGTGTCCAAAACGCGGTCGAGAATGGCCGGACCTCCCGGATGAAGCGCGATCAAGATTCGATCGCGTTTTTTCTGGAAATCCATTTCAGCCTCAGCAAAAAGGCGTTCCAAAAAATGCTCGATCGCGCGGGCCGTCAGGATCGGGACATCGCGCGAGAGCGTCATCGTGAAACCCCAGTCCGAGCAGAGCCACGTCATTGCATCTGTTGAATCGGGCAAGAGCTCTTCTCGAACCGCCAGCAATACAAAACTTGGAGACGGGTTCGCGGCGTTCTCGATCTTTCGCTCCAAGGAATACCGGATATGGCCGTCGGCGAAGAGGCTTTGGACGACAAACTGATCCGGTGTGTGGAGGGAAGGATTGAGATGAAGTGTACAGAGTTCCGTGTGTGCGATGTCGGCTCTGCCCCGCCCGCTCTGAAGAAATCCGCGGGCGATGCGAAGCGCGGGGATCGTTCCGTAACATCCCATGTGATAGGCGTGCGTAACGGTCGTCCGTTCCCCCCACCCATTTTGAGCGACGACTTCTTGCGCCGCGCTCGGGGAGACATATCCGGTGCATGAGACATGAATAAGATCGTCGGGAGGCGCACTGTCCGCCGGATACCATCTTTCAAATAAATCCGAGACACGTTCACGGAAAAAACGCATTCGCGCCTCGAGACCCAGTCCTTCCGGTCGGTCGAGTAAGCGAAAAATTTTCATTTCCGGCCAATTCGTATGTTGAAAATCGGAAAGTTCATGCCGACGGGTCAAAATTTGGCCGACGTTACAGCCGTAACGGTCGACGAGAGTTCTCATTTTTTCTCGAATTGTGTCGACCGCTTGACCCGACGCCCGAAGTTTTGTGGCTTCGGCCTGCGTATGGGCCTCGGCCAACCACCGACCCGCAACTTCTTGTTTGATCTCGTACGGCGGGAGAAGCGGTTGGAAGTTCGTTAAGACGATGGGGTCCGACATCGGCCGGTTGTACCAAAGGGTTTCCTAACTTGAAAGGGGTCAGGCCGTCCGATACGTTGAACGAACACGTGCAATCGACGCTTCTGGACGTTCGGAGTCTCTCCATCGGGTTCCGGGCGGGGAAAAAATTTCATCGAGCGGTCGACCAGATTTCGTTTCATCTGGAACGGGGGGAAACATTTTCCCTCGTCGGAGAATCCGGCTGCGGTAAAACGGTCACGGCTCTTTCGCTTCTTCGCCTGATTACGTATCCCCCCGGAAAAATCGAGTCGGGGGAGATCCGCTATGACGGCCGGGATCTCTTGCAAATTCCCCTCGGCCAGATGCGCCGCATTCGTGGAAAAGAAATCGCGATGATTTTTCAGGAGCCGATGACGTCCCTCAATCCGGTGTTCACCGTCGGAGACCAAATTGCCGAAGCGATCGAAGTTCACCAACGGGTCGGATCCCACGAAGCCAAGGCAAGAGCGTGCGAGGCCATGCATCGAGTCGGGTTTCCGGCTCCCAAAGAGCGGTACGACGATTATCCGCACCAAATGAGCGGCGGGATGCGCCAGAGGATCATGATCGCGATGGCGCTCTCCTGTAATCCGAAAGTTTTGGTCGCGGACGAACCGACGACGGCTTTGGACGTGACGATTCAGGCGCAGATCTTGGCGCTTATCGACCAGCTTCAAGAGGAGACTCAAATGGGCGTGCTTCTCATTACGCACGACCTCGGCGTCGTCGCTGAAGTGGCCGATCGTGTCGCCGTTATGTACGCAGGCGTCATCGTCGAATTGGCGAATGTGAAGAATCTTTTTGCTCACCCTCGGCACCCTTATACCCAAGCGCTCTATCGATCGATTCCGAGGCCCGGCGCGCATAGTTCCAAGGAAAAACTGGAGGTGATTCCGGGTCGCGTCCCCCCGCTGGGCGCGGTCCCGCCGTATTGCCGCTTTTACGATCGGTGTCCTCTCGCCGCGGCGGAGTGTAAAGAGCGCGAACCGGATTTACGGGAAGTCAGTCCGGGCCATTTTGTCCGTTGCATAAAAGCATGACGCCGCTTTTGGAAGTTCAGCGGCTCCGAAAATGGTTTCCGATCCGGGCCGGTCTTTTGCGCCGACCGAAAGGGAATGTTCACGCCGTGGAGAACATTTCTCTGGAAGTAAACGAAGGCGAAACCGTAGGTCTGGTCGGAGAATCGGGCTGTGGAAAGACGACGTTGGGGCGCATGATCCTGCGGCTGGTGGAGCCGACGGCAGGGAGTGTCCGGTTTGAGGGAGAAGACGTCACCGCCATGGCCGAGGACCAACTCCGAGCCTGGCGGCGAAAAGCGCAGATGATTTTTCAGGACCCGTACGGATCGCTCAATCCTCGGATGAAGATTCAAGACATCGTCGGCGAGGCGCTGGTGATTCATCGTCTGGCGCCGCACAAGGAAATTCCCGATCGTGTGGCCGCTCTCCTGGAAACGGTCGGTCTTTCGTCGGACACGCTTTACAAATTTCCCCATGAGTTCAGCGGCGGGCAGCGCCAGAGAATCGGAATCGCCCGGGCGCTGGCCGTTCAACCGAAATTCATTGTCGCCGATGAGCCGGTTTCCGCGCTCGACGTTTCCATACAGGCGCAGATCATGAATCTCCTTTTGGACCTCCGAAAAAAATTCAAGCTCTCCTACCTCTTCATCTCCCACGATTTGCGCGTGGTGGAGTTCATCTCGGATCGCGTCGCCGTGATGTATCTCGGGCGCCTGATGGAGCTGCTGCCGGGCTTAGGTCTTTCGCAAGCGGCCAAGCATCCGTACACGAAGGCACTCTTGGCATCTGTGCCGATTCCGGATCCATCCAGGCGGCGAACGCGAATCGTTTTGGGAGGTGACGTTCCGAATCCTGCGAGTCCTCCTTCGGGATGTGTCTTTCATCCAAGATGCCCGATCGCCGAGAGCCGGTGCAAAACGGAAGTGCCTGTGTTAAGGCAGATTGCGCCCGGCCATACCGTGGCCTGTCATTTCGTATGAAAAAAACGCTCAAAATCCTTCCGATCGGAGGTCTGGGAGAGATCGGAATGAACCTGATGGTCGTTCAGTACGGCTCCGAGGCGATCGTCGTCGATTGCGGCATCATGTTCTCCGACCACCATTTGCCGGGAATCGACCTGATCGTCCCGGACTTCAGCTATCTTTTGGAACCCCAAATCAATTTTAGCGCGATCGTTCTAACCCACGGGCACGAGGACCACATCGGCGCCGTCCCGTTTCTCCTTCGGGAGCGGAATGTCCCGATCTACGGCTCCCGCTTTACGCTGGCGTTGGTCAAGGAAAAACTTCGGGAACATGAGCTCCTGCGCGATGCCGAATTGGAGCTCGTGAAAGACGGAGATCAGGTCACGATCGGGCCGTTTCGGATCGAGTTCGTCCGGATGAGCCATTCCATCGCGGATGCGATGGGGCTCGCGATCGAAACGCCCGAGGGGACGATTTTTCATACGGGCGATTTCAAAATTGATCCCAAACCGGCCGACGGGAGGACCACCGATCTGGAAAGAATCGGCGTGCTGGGGAAAAAGGGAGTCCTGCTTCTTCTATCGGACAGCACGAACGTGGATGTGCCGGGGACGAGCCTTTCCGAAAGTTCGGTTCGCCAAGATCTCGAAAAATTGATCGGCGACGCGCCCGGCTGGGTGATCGTCGCCTGCTTTGCTTCGCACATCCCGAGGCTCAAGCAGGTCACCGAGATCGCTTTGGCGTCCGACAAGAAGGTCCTTCTGGCGGGGCGATCGATGATTCAAAACGTCGGGATCGGTCGCGAGCTTGGCTACCTGCGTTTTCCCGACGATTTGTTGATCGACATCTCCGATGTGGG
The Bdellovibrionota bacterium genome window above contains:
- a CDS encoding ribonuclease J; amino-acid sequence: MKKTLKILPIGGLGEIGMNLMVVQYGSEAIVVDCGIMFSDHHLPGIDLIVPDFSYLLEPQINFSAIVLTHGHEDHIGAVPFLLRERNVPIYGSRFTLALVKEKLREHELLRDAELELVKDGDQVTIGPFRIEFVRMSHSIADAMGLAIETPEGTIFHTGDFKIDPKPADGRTTDLERIGVLGKKGVLLLLSDSTNVDVPGTSLSESSVRQDLEKLIGDAPGWVIVACFASHIPRLKQVTEIALASDKKVLLAGRSMIQNVGIGRELGYLRFPDDLLIDISDVGRLPRDRVVIVATGTQGEPRSALARMAIDQHKELKVLPGDRVVLSSRFIPGNERAIFSIVNHMYRRGAEVFTNRGSDIHVSGHAYREDLKTMLKTVRPQYFVPVHGEFRHLVEHVKLAHETGMPKERAFLLEDGMGVTFSGGVAKRLPPLDLRRSVLDGRELGDIGSAVLRDRRQLAETGMVVVVAILDAHSGELVRGPELFARGVAFEEVAEDLMAEAKEVVRDTLEDFGPEARTENVAVQEEIRLALRRFFKNALDRKPVVIPIVLEV
- a CDS encoding ABC transporter ATP-binding protein, yielding MKGVRPSDTLNEHVQSTLLDVRSLSIGFRAGKKFHRAVDQISFHLERGETFSLVGESGCGKTVTALSLLRLITYPPGKIESGEIRYDGRDLLQIPLGQMRRIRGKEIAMIFQEPMTSLNPVFTVGDQIAEAIEVHQRVGSHEAKARACEAMHRVGFPAPKERYDDYPHQMSGGMRQRIMIAMALSCNPKVLVADEPTTALDVTIQAQILALIDQLQEETQMGVLLITHDLGVVAEVADRVAVMYAGVIVELANVKNLFAHPRHPYTQALYRSIPRPGAHSSKEKLEVIPGRVPPLGAVPPYCRFYDRCPLAAAECKEREPDLREVSPGHFVRCIKA
- a CDS encoding 3-oxoacyl-[acyl-carrier-protein] synthase III C-terminal domain-containing protein, whose protein sequence is MSDPIVLTNFQPLLPPYEIKQEVAGRWLAEAHTQAEATKLRASGQAVDTIREKMRTLVDRYGCNVGQILTRRHELSDFQHTNWPEMKIFRLLDRPEGLGLEARMRFFRERVSDLFERWYPADSAPPDDLIHVSCTGYVSPSAAQEVVAQNGWGERTTVTHAYHMGCYGTIPALRIARGFLQSGRGRADIAHTELCTLHLNPSLHTPDQFVVQSLFADGHIRYSLERKIENAANPSPSFVLLAVREELLPDSTDAMTWLCSDWGFTMTLSRDVPILTARAIEHFLERLFAEAEMDFQKKRDRILIALHPGGPAILDRVLDTLRLREDQIAHSRSVLRSYGNMSSATLPYIWRQMAEDPAVLAGSLIASVTFGPGLTAGGCLLEKR
- the ubiG gene encoding bifunctional 2-polyprenyl-6-hydroxyphenol methylase/3-demethylubiquinol 3-O-methyltransferase UbiG; translation: MARHGSNTEKIDLEIYNQLGDRWYTAQDDPVALLRAETRLRNPWVLEEIGRTYGEKSCDVLDIGCGGGFVSNALAKAGHRVKAVDVSKESLLVARQHDKTRRVEFGCADAYYLPFRPKSFDVVCAMDFLEHVEDPEKIISEVRRILRPEGIFFFHAFNRNWMSWLIVIKGVEWVVANTPKRLHLYHLFIRPNELVRLCGRYGLRIQEFRGTRPKIFTKAFFDLLRTGSVSDELEFRFSGSRILGYVGLARLER
- a CDS encoding ABC transporter ATP-binding protein gives rise to the protein MTPLLEVQRLRKWFPIRAGLLRRPKGNVHAVENISLEVNEGETVGLVGESGCGKTTLGRMILRLVEPTAGSVRFEGEDVTAMAEDQLRAWRRKAQMIFQDPYGSLNPRMKIQDIVGEALVIHRLAPHKEIPDRVAALLETVGLSSDTLYKFPHEFSGGQRQRIGIARALAVQPKFIVADEPVSALDVSIQAQIMNLLLDLRKKFKLSYLFISHDLRVVEFISDRVAVMYLGRLMELLPGLGLSQAAKHPYTKALLASVPIPDPSRRRTRIVLGGDVPNPASPPSGCVFHPRCPIAESRCKTEVPVLRQIAPGHTVACHFV